Below is a window of Leptolyngbyaceae cyanobacterium DNA.
GGCAACGGGCAAACAAACGGGAACTGCTGGGGAAATCTTCGCACTCTTTGCCGTCAATTTCGTAGGCGACGCAGACTTGGATTTCGTCTAATTCGTCGAGTACGTCGAGTTTGGTAATCGCCAGACAGTCCATCCCGTTGATGCGGACTGCGTAGCGACCGATCACGGCGTCAAACCAGCCGCACCGCCGTTTGCGTCCGGTGGTGGTGCCGAATTCAGCACCGCGATCGCATAATAACTCACCCAATTCCCCATGTAGTTCGGTGGGAAATGGCCCTTCTCCCACCCTAGTGGTGTAAGCTTTTGCTACACCGATCACCCTGTCGATCATGGTCGGGCCAACTCCCGTACCTACGCACGCACCCCCAGCCACTGGGTTGGAGGAGGTAACGTAGGGATAGGTGCCGTGATCCAAATCGAGCAGAGTGCCTTGCGCTCCTTCAAACAGGATGTTCCGCCGCCGCTTGATGGCATCGTAGATTTTTAATGAGCTATCTACTACATGGGGTCGCAGGCGTTCTGCATATCCCAAATATTCCTCGATCACTTTTTCTGGATCGAGGGGCGGCAAATTATATAGTTTTTCTAGAATGACGTTTTTGTAGTTAATCGTCCACTGAAGTTGTTTGCGGAGGGCATCTGTGTCCATTAAGTCTAGGATGCGGATACCCGTTCGCTCTGATTTATCGGCATAGGTGGGACCAATGCCGCGACCCGTGGTGCCGATTTTGTGGTTTCCCCGTCTTTCTTCCGATGCCTGGTCAATGATTCGGTGGTAAGGCATGGTAACGTGGGCTGTTTGAGAAATCAGCAG
It encodes the following:
- a CDS encoding adenylosuccinate synthase: MANVIVIGAQWGDEGKGKITDLLSKSADVVVRYQGGVNAGHTVVVQGKTFKLHLIPSGILYADTECIIGCGTVIDPQVLIQELDQLEKLGISTQKLLISQTAHVTMPYHRIIDQASEERRGNHKIGTTGRGIGPTYADKSERTGIRILDLMDTDALRKQLQWTINYKNVILEKLYNLPPLDPEKVIEEYLGYAERLRPHVVDSSLKIYDAIKRRRNILFEGAQGTLLDLDHGTYPYVTSSNPVAGGACVGTGVGPTMIDRVIGVAKAYTTRVGEGPFPTELHGELGELLCDRGAEFGTTTGRKRRCGWFDAVIGRYAVRINGMDCLAITKLDVLDELDEIQVCVAYEIDGKECEDFPSSSRLFARCQPIYKTLPGWKQSTADCRTLEDLPKQALDYLKFLAELMEVPIAIVSLGASRDQTIIVEDPIHGPKRALLHADGTPVTV